A DNA window from Pseudomonas tohonis contains the following coding sequences:
- the gltX gene encoding glutamate--tRNA ligase, with protein sequence MTTVRTRIAPSPTGDPHVGTAYIALFNLCFARQHGGQFILRIEDTDQLRSTRESEQQIFDALRWLGIEWDEGPDVGGPHGPYRQSERGEIYKKYSQELVDKGHAFPCFCTAERLDKLRAEQTERKETPRYDGHCIDLSREEADKRIAAGEPHVVRMKMPTEGVCVVPDMLRGNVEIPWDRMDMQVLMKTDGLPTYFLANVVDDHLMGITHVLRGEEWLPSAPKLIKLYEYFGWEQPVLCYMPLLRNPDKSKLSKRKNPTSITFYERMGYLPEAMLNYLGRMGWSMPDEREKFSLAEMIEHFDLSRVSLGGPIFDLEKLSWLNGQWIRELPVERFAAEVQKWALNPDYLMKIAPHVQGRVETFSQIAPLAGFFFAGALPLDAKLFEHKKLSPDQVRQVMQLVLWKLESLRQWEKDRITACIQAVAEHLELKLRDVMPLMFPAITGQASSVSVLDAMEVLGADLTRFRLRQALELLGGASKKETKEWEKIRDAIPG encoded by the coding sequence ATGACCACTGTCCGTACCCGCATCGCGCCGTCGCCCACTGGCGACCCGCACGTCGGCACCGCCTATATAGCCCTGTTCAACCTCTGCTTCGCCCGTCAGCACGGTGGCCAGTTCATCCTGCGCATCGAGGACACCGACCAGCTCCGCTCCACCCGCGAGTCGGAGCAGCAGATCTTCGACGCCCTGCGCTGGCTGGGCATCGAGTGGGACGAGGGCCCCGACGTCGGTGGCCCCCACGGCCCGTATCGGCAGAGCGAGCGCGGCGAGATCTACAAGAAGTATTCCCAGGAACTGGTGGACAAGGGCCATGCCTTCCCCTGCTTCTGCACCGCCGAGCGCCTGGACAAGCTGCGTGCCGAGCAGACCGAGCGCAAGGAAACCCCGCGCTATGACGGCCACTGCATCGACCTGAGCCGCGAGGAGGCGGACAAGCGCATCGCCGCCGGCGAGCCTCATGTCGTGCGCATGAAGATGCCCACCGAGGGCGTCTGCGTGGTGCCGGACATGCTCCGCGGCAATGTCGAGATCCCGTGGGATCGCATGGACATGCAGGTGCTGATGAAGACCGATGGCCTGCCGACCTACTTCCTCGCCAACGTGGTCGATGACCACCTCATGGGCATCACCCATGTGCTGCGTGGCGAAGAGTGGCTGCCCTCGGCGCCGAAGCTGATCAAGCTGTACGAGTACTTCGGCTGGGAGCAGCCGGTGCTCTGCTACATGCCGCTGCTGCGCAACCCGGACAAGAGCAAGCTCTCCAAGCGCAAGAACCCGACGTCCATCACCTTCTACGAGCGCATGGGCTACCTGCCCGAGGCGATGCTCAACTACCTCGGCCGCATGGGTTGGTCGATGCCGGACGAGCGCGAGAAGTTCTCCCTGGCGGAGATGATCGAGCACTTCGACCTGTCGCGTGTTTCCCTGGGGGGGCCGATCTTCGACCTGGAGAAGCTCTCCTGGCTCAACGGCCAGTGGATCCGCGAGCTGCCGGTGGAGCGGTTCGCCGCCGAGGTGCAGAAGTGGGCGCTCAATCCCGACTACCTGATGAAGATCGCCCCCCACGTACAGGGCCGGGTCGAGACCTTCAGCCAGATTGCGCCGCTGGCCGGTTTCTTCTTCGCCGGCGCGCTGCCGCTGGACGCCAAGCTGTTCGAGCACAAGAAACTGTCGCCCGACCAGGTTCGCCAGGTCATGCAACTGGTGCTGTGGAAGCTGGAATCGCTGCGCCAGTGGGAGAAGGACCGCATCACCGCCTGCATCCAGGCCGTCGCCGAACACCTGGAACTCAAGCTGCGTGACGTGATGCCCCTGATGTTCCCGGCCATCACCGGCCAGGCCAGCTCCGTCTCCGTGCTGGACGCCATGGAAGTGCTCGGCGCCGACCTCACCCGCTTCCGCCTGCGCCAGGCGCTGGAGCTCCTGGGCGGTGCGTCGAAGAAGGAAACCAAGGAGTGGGAAAAGATCCGCGACGCCATTCCTGGCTGA